In Chitinophaga sp. HK235, a single window of DNA contains:
- a CDS encoding MFS transporter, whose protein sequence is MFIEIPQTTDARQYRIAVSVFFFISGLGYSTWASRIPSIQQQLHLNEAQLGLVLLALPIGLMLTMPVTGKLLGSFSSRKIMVIGALIFNLVLSVPGFTNSLWQLALTLFCFGSARNLMNLSMNAQAVQVQHQYSKSIMTTFHGIWSIAGSTGAGIGYLMVSMNVAPSWHMLIVSVLLLAFTLYYGPKTYPDQPIPQTTRKPAFSLPDKSLLRFSFICFACMATENTMYDWSSIYFHKVAGGTPIAATATFMLYMAAMTTGRFVGDRLVARLGIRNILFYSGWLILIGLLLAIFLPHPVITTIGFMCTGMGVSCIVPLVFSLAGKSKTTNSGQTLASISTIGYLGFLVVPPLVGFVAQATSLRVSFGIMAICGLLIVLMVQGLKQD, encoded by the coding sequence ATGTTCATAGAGATACCGCAGACAACCGATGCCAGGCAATACAGAATTGCCGTTTCCGTATTCTTTTTTATCTCCGGCCTGGGTTATTCCACCTGGGCATCCCGGATACCATCCATACAACAGCAGCTCCATCTCAACGAAGCCCAGCTGGGTCTGGTACTGCTGGCCCTGCCCATAGGGCTGATGCTGACCATGCCGGTGACAGGCAAACTGCTGGGCAGTTTCAGCAGCCGTAAGATCATGGTGATAGGTGCGCTGATCTTTAACCTGGTGTTGAGTGTGCCCGGCTTTACCAACAGCCTGTGGCAACTGGCACTCACCCTGTTCTGTTTCGGTTCTGCCCGAAACCTGATGAACCTCTCTATGAACGCACAGGCCGTACAGGTACAACATCAGTATTCCAAATCTATCATGACCACCTTTCATGGTATCTGGAGCATCGCCGGTTCTACCGGTGCAGGCATCGGTTACCTGATGGTGTCCATGAACGTGGCTCCGTCCTGGCATATGCTGATCGTCAGTGTGTTGTTGCTCGCCTTTACATTGTATTACGGGCCGAAGACCTATCCTGATCAGCCTATCCCGCAAACTACGCGTAAACCGGCGTTTTCACTGCCCGACAAATCATTGCTGCGTTTTTCCTTTATCTGCTTTGCCTGTATGGCTACCGAAAACACGATGTATGACTGGAGCAGCATTTATTTCCATAAGGTAGCCGGAGGCACGCCCATCGCGGCTACCGCCACTTTTATGCTGTACATGGCCGCTATGACCACCGGCCGTTTTGTTGGAGACCGGCTCGTAGCCCGGCTTGGCATCAGAAACATATTGTTCTACAGTGGCTGGCTTATCCTCATCGGGCTGCTGCTGGCCATCTTCCTGCCTCATCCCGTGATTACCACCATCGGGTTTATGTGCACCGGTATGGGTGTGTCCTGTATTGTGCCGCTGGTGTTCAGTCTGGCCGGAAAGTCCAAAACCACCAACAGCGGCCAGACACTGGCCTCCATATCCACCATCGGATATCTGGGTTTCCTGGTAGTACCGCCACTGGTGGGCTTTGTAGCCCAGGCTACCAGCCTGCGTGTTTCCTTTGGTATCATGGCCATATGTGGTCTGCTGATAGTACTGATGGTACAGGGGCTTAAGCAGGATTAG
- a CDS encoding acyltransferase family protein: protein MNQRLLSLDVMRGVIMILLAAESAHLYWSLDSLSSTGFFHEIVQQFFHHPWNGLRGWDLVQPAFMTMAGAALYISWHYKSLQGVTWQQNFKHIVWRCGKLFIFGTALHCVYAGRLVWELWNVLTQLSVTTIIAYLIIRRPIVFQLVVSLLLLIATECMYRCFLLPGFEAPFTQGHNFGAYMDTVLMGKVNPDGWVTINFIPTAAHTIWGVLAGRLLISEGAWRRKITWLIIAGIIGLIAGYGLDAAGITPIIKRISTSSFVLVSGGWVMLLLAFIYWLTDIRGYVRYAWIATAVGMNAIFIYLFFETVGVQWVNPTTGIFVKGFAAMIGIPEEIREVLSALTVLALGWGLCYGLYKKKMFFKI from the coding sequence ATGAACCAACGACTCCTTTCGCTGGACGTTATGCGGGGTGTAATCATGATCCTGCTGGCAGCAGAAAGTGCTCATCTGTACTGGTCACTCGACAGTCTGTCATCCACGGGTTTCTTCCATGAAATCGTGCAACAATTCTTCCACCATCCCTGGAATGGCCTGCGGGGCTGGGACCTGGTGCAGCCTGCCTTTATGACCATGGCCGGCGCTGCCCTGTATATCTCCTGGCATTATAAGTCGTTGCAGGGTGTCACCTGGCAACAAAATTTTAAACATATTGTCTGGCGTTGCGGGAAATTATTTATATTCGGTACCGCATTGCATTGCGTATATGCGGGCAGGTTAGTCTGGGAATTGTGGAATGTGCTCACGCAGTTGTCTGTCACCACAATCATTGCATATCTTATTATCCGCCGTCCTATTGTTTTTCAGTTGGTAGTTAGCCTGTTGTTGCTGATTGCCACCGAGTGTATGTATCGTTGTTTCCTGTTACCGGGTTTTGAAGCCCCATTTACCCAGGGACATAATTTTGGTGCCTACATGGATACTGTATTGATGGGAAAGGTCAATCCGGACGGATGGGTAACGATCAATTTCATCCCAACGGCCGCACACACCATCTGGGGTGTACTGGCCGGAAGGCTCCTGATCAGTGAAGGGGCCTGGCGTCGTAAGATCACCTGGCTGATCATCGCGGGTATCATCGGCCTGATCGCCGGTTATGGTCTGGATGCCGCTGGTATCACCCCTATCATCAAACGTATCAGTACATCCTCTTTTGTACTGGTATCAGGAGGTTGGGTAATGCTGTTGCTGGCGTTCATATACTGGCTCACCGATATCAGAGGATATGTGCGGTACGCCTGGATAGCCACAGCAGTAGGCATGAATGCGATCTTTATATACCTGTTTTTTGAAACCGTTGGTGTGCAATGGGTCAATCCCACCACCGGCATTTTTGTGAAAGGGTTTGCCGCTATGATTGGCATACCGGAAGAGATCAGGGAAGTGCTGTCTGCCCTTACCGTACTGGCCCTCGGATGGGGACTCTGCTACGGACTGTATAAAAAGAAGATGTTTTTCAAAATTTAA
- a CDS encoding RtcB family protein, whose product MSGLKTKELSKIGYTDDRARSLVINIISRHFKHHQKADIIQLLTDIKARPADYLQDEVLGPIAAVFAEQPKECNFQSYQLLEKSGQLKIYGAKEIESSARQQMELAMSLPVTVQGALMPDAHMGYGLPVGGVLATEQAVVPYAVGVDIGCRMALTLFDEGESFLKRYGYQLKVALKDYTHFGMEGGLDFHQEHAVLDSPDFRATALLKSLHGKAVRQLGSSGSGNHFVEFGLLTLSEDNSLSLPPKQYLALLSHSGSRGLGATIAQHYTKIAMDTCKLPRSAQQLAWLDMNSEAGQEYWLSMNLAGDYARACHQRIHHNLARAMGLKGLVTVENHHNFAWEETLTDTRKVIVHRKGATPAHAGELGIIPGSMTTAAYLVRGKGVEEALYSASHGAGRAMSRSRAREKMTMSGLKKIVSAAGVTLIGGSVEENPLAYKDIEKVIGAQQELVDIEGRFMPVIVRMNKE is encoded by the coding sequence TTGTCTGGTTTAAAAACAAAAGAACTCAGTAAAATAGGCTATACAGATGACAGGGCGAGGAGCCTGGTGATCAATATTATTTCCCGGCATTTCAAACATCATCAGAAAGCCGATATTATACAACTGCTGACCGATATCAAAGCCCGTCCGGCAGATTATTTACAGGATGAGGTATTGGGCCCGATCGCTGCCGTTTTCGCGGAGCAGCCTAAGGAATGTAATTTCCAATCGTATCAGTTGCTGGAAAAAAGCGGGCAACTGAAAATCTATGGTGCAAAGGAGATAGAATCATCGGCCCGTCAGCAGATGGAGCTGGCTATGTCTTTACCGGTGACGGTGCAGGGTGCGCTGATGCCGGACGCTCACATGGGTTATGGCCTTCCGGTAGGCGGGGTGCTGGCCACCGAACAGGCGGTGGTCCCTTATGCCGTAGGGGTCGATATCGGCTGCCGCATGGCCCTCACACTTTTTGATGAAGGAGAAAGTTTCCTGAAGCGTTATGGTTATCAGCTGAAGGTGGCTTTAAAAGATTATACCCATTTTGGAATGGAAGGCGGCCTTGATTTCCACCAGGAACATGCGGTGCTGGACAGTCCTGATTTCCGTGCCACTGCGCTGCTGAAAAGTCTGCATGGCAAGGCGGTAAGACAGCTCGGCTCTTCCGGCAGCGGCAACCACTTCGTGGAATTCGGGTTGCTCACCTTATCGGAAGATAACTCACTGTCTTTGCCCCCCAAACAATACCTGGCGCTGTTGTCGCATTCCGGCAGCCGTGGCCTGGGCGCCACTATCGCGCAGCACTATACGAAAATAGCGATGGACACCTGTAAACTGCCCCGGTCCGCACAACAACTGGCCTGGCTGGATATGAACAGCGAAGCAGGCCAGGAATACTGGCTGAGCATGAATCTGGCAGGTGATTATGCCCGTGCCTGTCATCAGCGGATACATCACAACCTGGCCCGGGCTATGGGCCTGAAAGGGCTGGTGACGGTGGAAAACCATCATAACTTCGCCTGGGAGGAAACGCTGACGGATACACGCAAAGTGATCGTGCACCGTAAAGGCGCTACACCGGCCCATGCCGGCGAACTGGGTATCATACCGGGCAGCATGACCACGGCGGCTTACCTGGTGCGTGGCAAAGGCGTGGAAGAAGCGCTGTACTCCGCCTCCCATGGCGCCGGCAGAGCGATGAGCCGCTCCAGGGCACGGGAGAAAATGACCATGTCGGGCCTGAAAAAAATCGTGTCGGCTGCAGGTGTAACCCTCATCGGTGGCAGCGTGGAAGAAAATCCGCTCGCATACAAGGACATTGAAAAAGTAATCGGTGCCCAGCAGGAGCTGGTAGACATAGAAGGAAGGTTTATGCCCGTTATTGTACGGATGAACAAAGAGTAG
- a CDS encoding TetR family transcriptional regulator C-terminal domain-containing protein, with translation MDKQLIRNAYKLYWLENGKAPVSVFSLCKQLDISESAFYEDYSSLEAIEKDVWLSVFQATLDQLVQDEIYQQYSSQEKLLAFYFLWVQKLKDDRSYFLLQREKFRLPDLYRNKLETFKQAFYSYIRELVKEGYTSNEIKERKYISDQYVHGFWVQALFVLKYWLNDSSANFEMTDAAIEKAVNLSFQLIKSNTLDSLLDFGKFIFTRK, from the coding sequence ATGGACAAACAACTTATCCGCAACGCTTATAAACTTTACTGGCTGGAGAACGGTAAAGCCCCTGTTTCTGTATTTAGCCTGTGTAAACAGCTCGATATTAGCGAATCCGCTTTCTATGAAGACTATAGCTCTCTGGAAGCCATTGAAAAAGATGTCTGGTTGTCTGTTTTCCAGGCAACACTTGATCAGTTGGTCCAGGATGAAATATACCAGCAATATTCCTCACAAGAAAAACTGCTGGCCTTCTACTTCCTCTGGGTACAGAAATTAAAGGACGACCGCAGCTACTTCCTTCTGCAAAGAGAAAAATTCAGACTGCCCGACCTCTATCGCAATAAACTGGAGACCTTTAAACAGGCCTTTTATTCCTATATAAGAGAACTCGTTAAAGAAGGTTATACTTCCAACGAAATCAAGGAACGGAAATATATTTCCGACCAATATGTACATGGCTTCTGGGTACAGGCTCTGTTCGTATTGAAATACTGGCTCAATGATTCCAGCGCCAATTTCGAAATGACGGACGCTGCTATCGAAAAAGCAGTCAACCTGAGCTTCCAGCTGATCAAATCCAACACACTGGATTCTTTGCTGGACTTCGGGAAATTCATCTTTACGCGGAAATAG
- a CDS encoding AarF/ABC1/UbiB kinase family protein has translation MKEQSNIPTTKVERAGKFVSTGLKVGTNYIKHYTRKLIDPSVSKEALHQDNAADIYDTLSSLKGSALKVAQMLSMDKGMLPKAYTEKFAMSQYSAPPLSGPLVVNTFVKTLGKSPSQLYDKFDMHASNAASIGQVHKAWKDGKQLAVKIQYPGVANSVKSDLRLVKPFAIRIVGMNEVDMDKYFEEIESKLLEETDYKLELSRSMALSHQCAHIPHLQFPQYYPELSSDRIITMDWLDGQHLKEFLQGNPSQEARNKIGQALWDFYQYQVHQLKQVHADPHPGNFLMRADGTVGIFDFGCVKEIPEDFYYNYFLLTDKEVLKDEKRRHEIYTNLEMIHPSDTPKEITFFSGLFQHMIDLLTLPFTVDNFDFGNENYFNEIYAYMDELYNMKEIRESKVARGSRHSLYINRTYFGLYSILSELKANITTGASYFSQKH, from the coding sequence ATGAAAGAACAATCCAATATCCCCACCACGAAAGTGGAAAGGGCTGGAAAATTTGTAAGCACTGGTCTTAAAGTAGGCACCAATTATATTAAACATTATACCCGTAAACTGATAGATCCCTCTGTCAGCAAGGAGGCATTGCACCAGGATAACGCCGCCGATATTTACGATACCCTGAGCAGCCTCAAAGGCAGCGCCCTCAAAGTGGCGCAGATGCTCAGTATGGATAAAGGCATGCTACCCAAAGCCTACACCGAAAAATTTGCTATGTCACAATACAGCGCCCCGCCACTGTCCGGGCCGCTGGTAGTCAACACCTTTGTTAAAACACTGGGTAAATCTCCCTCCCAGCTGTATGATAAATTTGACATGCACGCCTCCAACGCAGCTTCCATCGGACAGGTACACAAAGCCTGGAAAGACGGGAAACAGCTGGCTGTGAAAATACAGTACCCCGGCGTGGCCAACAGCGTCAAATCAGATCTCCGTCTCGTAAAACCCTTCGCCATCCGCATTGTAGGCATGAACGAAGTAGATATGGATAAATATTTTGAGGAGATAGAAAGCAAACTACTGGAAGAAACGGATTACAAACTGGAGTTATCCCGTTCCATGGCCCTTTCACATCAGTGTGCCCATATTCCTCATCTGCAGTTTCCGCAATATTATCCGGAACTGTCATCCGACAGAATCATCACCATGGACTGGCTCGACGGCCAGCATCTCAAGGAATTCCTGCAGGGTAACCCTTCCCAGGAGGCCCGTAATAAAATAGGCCAGGCACTGTGGGACTTTTATCAGTACCAGGTACACCAGCTGAAACAGGTACATGCAGATCCTCATCCCGGCAATTTCCTGATGCGGGCCGATGGTACCGTAGGTATCTTCGACTTCGGTTGTGTGAAAGAAATACCGGAAGATTTCTATTACAACTACTTCCTGCTTACCGACAAGGAAGTTTTGAAAGATGAAAAACGCCGGCATGAAATATATACCAACCTGGAGATGATCCATCCCAGCGATACGCCCAAAGAAATAACCTTCTTCAGCGGCCTTTTCCAGCATATGATCGATCTGCTCACCCTGCCTTTTACCGTAGATAACTTTGATTTCGGCAACGAAAACTATTTCAATGAAATCTATGCGTACATGGATGAGCTCTACAATATGAAGGAAATCAGGGAATCCAAGGTGGCCAGAGGTTCCAGGCACAGCCTGTACATCAACCGCACTTATTTTGGGCTCTATTCCATTCTGAGTGAGCTGAAAGCCAATATCACTACAGGAGCCAGCTATTTTTCACAAAAACATTAA
- a CDS encoding sensor histidine kinase: MANEWYNRKWAIVATHALVWTLLFSLPFLLKPTYEKPVSPSEQAEREAWFYFLMGYYLIQVVFFYINAFLLIPSLVQKKRIVEYVGALMLMLTFYFVSRYTFERFYLQRTTVDPKPTILFSFFTFLFILSASTAYQMIRERIMLERKVSARENENLKTELSLLRSQVSPHFMFNVLNNMVSLARKKSDLLEPSLIKLSSLMRYMLYEADEEKMPLQREVEYLQSYIDLQRQRFGQNVEINVEMNVPNNHYEIEPMLLIPFVENAFKHGTGFIMHAQIDINLFTTADKLFFAVRNKYNHLSEEVKDKTSGIGLANVKRRLNLLYGDDYVLQINSKDDWFYVTLQLNLH; this comes from the coding sequence ATGGCAAACGAATGGTATAACCGCAAATGGGCAATTGTAGCCACACATGCACTGGTGTGGACATTGTTGTTTTCCCTTCCTTTCCTGCTGAAGCCTACTTATGAAAAGCCGGTTTCTCCCAGTGAACAGGCAGAGCGTGAAGCCTGGTTTTATTTTCTGATGGGATATTACCTGATACAGGTGGTATTCTTTTATATCAATGCTTTTCTGTTGATACCCTCCCTGGTACAGAAAAAACGGATAGTGGAATATGTGGGTGCGCTGATGCTGATGCTGACGTTTTATTTTGTCAGCCGTTATACCTTTGAGCGGTTTTATCTCCAGCGTACAACGGTAGACCCGAAGCCCACCATCCTCTTCAGCTTCTTCACTTTTCTGTTTATACTCTCTGCCAGCACGGCTTATCAGATGATACGGGAGCGGATTATGCTGGAACGCAAAGTCAGTGCCCGGGAAAATGAAAACCTGAAAACGGAGCTATCACTGCTACGCTCTCAGGTAAGCCCCCATTTTATGTTTAATGTACTCAACAACATGGTGTCGCTGGCCCGGAAAAAATCAGATCTGCTGGAACCTTCGCTGATCAAGTTGTCTTCCCTCATGCGTTACATGTTGTATGAAGCCGACGAGGAAAAAATGCCGCTACAGCGGGAAGTAGAGTATCTGCAGAGTTATATCGACCTCCAGCGTCAGCGCTTTGGTCAAAATGTGGAAATCAATGTAGAAATGAATGTGCCGAACAACCACTATGAGATAGAGCCTATGCTACTGATTCCATTTGTGGAAAACGCCTTTAAACATGGTACTGGTTTCATTATGCATGCACAGATCGATATCAACCTGTTTACCACTGCCGATAAACTTTTTTTTGCGGTGAGAAACAAATACAATCATCTTTCGGAAGAAGTGAAAGACAAAACCAGCGGGATAGGGCTTGCCAACGTTAAACGCCGGCTCAATCTGCTTTACGGCGATGATTATGTGCTGCAGATAAATTCAAAAGATGACTGGTTTTACGTAACATTGCAGCTGAACCTACATTAA
- a CDS encoding LytTR family DNA-binding domain-containing protein: MRCIAIDDEPLALDLLEDNISMVPYLQLIAKCNNAFEAMEVLRTQQADLIFLDIQMPGLTGLQFLQSMSSKPLVILITAYEKYALEGFNLDVTDYLVKPVSLERFIKACNKAHELFQLKAAGKTGREQSDFFFVNVDYSLFKIVFSDIIWIEGLKDYVKIHLKSSNKPVVTRMSIKGLEEQLPPTKFIRVHKSYIVSVAAITAIRKNSVFLEETELPVGDTYRDALYAIAGKSQP, translated from the coding sequence ATGAGATGTATTGCCATTGATGATGAACCACTGGCGTTGGATCTACTGGAAGACAACATCAGCATGGTGCCATATCTACAACTGATAGCTAAATGTAACAATGCTTTTGAGGCCATGGAAGTGCTGCGTACCCAGCAGGCAGACCTCATTTTCCTGGATATTCAGATGCCTGGCCTTACCGGACTGCAGTTTTTACAGTCCATGTCCAGCAAACCCCTGGTGATCCTGATTACTGCCTACGAAAAATATGCACTGGAGGGATTTAATCTCGATGTGACCGACTACCTGGTAAAACCTGTGTCCCTGGAACGTTTTATCAAAGCCTGTAACAAAGCCCATGAATTGTTTCAGCTCAAAGCCGCCGGCAAAACCGGCAGGGAACAAAGCGACTTTTTCTTTGTGAATGTGGACTATAGTCTTTTTAAAATTGTCTTCTCCGATATCATCTGGATAGAAGGGCTGAAGGATTATGTCAAAATCCACCTGAAAAGTTCTAACAAACCGGTGGTGACCCGTATGAGCATCAAAGGGCTGGAAGAACAGCTGCCGCCTACGAAATTTATCCGGGTACATAAGTCGTATATCGTGTCCGTGGCCGCTATCACGGCCATACGCAAAAACAGCGTGTTCCTCGAGGAAACGGAGCTGCCAGTAGGTGATACCTACCGCGACGCACTCTATGCCATCGCCGGAAAAAGTCAACCCTGA
- a CDS encoding outer membrane beta-barrel family protein: protein MRKIYSFIMLFLLAMQASAQAPGAKGPGGMAGKGPGNIGHVYGKLIDSEGKPIGYASVIILQGRMDTATKKMKDVLVKGVLTKTNGEFSLDELPLRGPLKLQASGTGYKTYTQAVVFPPIDKDLGNIKMATSTTELQGVTVTGSKPLMQMDIDKKVFNVEKNIVSAGGTALDVVKNVPSVNVDIDGNVSVRNGNPQLFIDGRPTTLTLEQIPADAIESVEVITNPSAKYDASGGNAGILNIVLKKNRKTGYNGNLRAGVDKRGALNGGADFNLRQGKINFSASAMGNQMKSRTNGTTDRDNFGDNPVTRILQSNSNKTNGGFAFGKVGVDWFATNRTTLSVSGIKVHGEFNPSEVIDINTDTIRGTNKTSMFSQRNSASHMQFDANGLVLGMKHLFPKEGEELTVDANYFGGKSKNNADYYTDFYSNGQNSAIDHTSKQQILGNGKISFITVQTDYVKPFTPKLKLETGLRMSSRRTETNFDNYMFLQGGYKLIPAASNNFKNTDNVYAAYASISHSIKDFGYKVGLRAESSDYSGELINVKQYFKNSYPVSLFPSIFLSQKLKNAQELQVSYTRRINRPNFFQLIPFTDSTDKLNITKGNPGLVPEFTQSVELSYLKTFKGNNTFMGSVYYKHTNNLITRFLTKETDPASGSEMLVNTYINANSSYSMGAELTAMNTLTKWWNMSTNVNIYNSKINTDNVGQPSQDAMWSWFGKLNNTFKLPLNFEIQLSGLYQSKTNLPVNDNKGRQDGPPMQQSQNASQGYIASFYAVDAAIKKSFLKNNAASVTLSFSDIFRSRKTDQYSNSAYFTQYYNRLRDPQMIRLNFAYRFGKIDATLFKRKNMAGGMQGMSEVVQ, encoded by the coding sequence ATGCGAAAAATCTACTCGTTTATCATGCTCTTCCTGCTCGCAATGCAGGCCAGTGCGCAGGCTCCGGGCGCCAAAGGACCGGGCGGCATGGCCGGCAAAGGACCAGGCAATATCGGACATGTATATGGGAAATTGATCGATTCCGAAGGTAAACCAATCGGTTATGCCTCCGTCATCATCCTGCAGGGCCGTATGGACACCGCCACCAAAAAAATGAAGGACGTACTGGTAAAAGGTGTGCTCACCAAAACCAACGGTGAGTTCAGCCTCGATGAACTACCCCTCAGAGGCCCGCTCAAATTGCAGGCTTCCGGCACCGGTTATAAAACATACACCCAGGCCGTAGTATTCCCTCCGATAGACAAAGATCTCGGCAATATCAAAATGGCTACCAGCACCACCGAGCTGCAGGGCGTAACCGTTACCGGTTCCAAACCCCTCATGCAGATGGATATCGATAAAAAGGTGTTCAACGTGGAAAAAAATATTGTCAGCGCAGGCGGTACTGCCCTCGACGTCGTGAAAAACGTTCCTTCCGTGAACGTAGACATCGATGGTAACGTATCCGTACGCAACGGCAATCCCCAGCTGTTTATAGACGGCCGCCCCACTACCCTCACCCTCGAACAGATCCCTGCCGATGCGATTGAAAGCGTGGAAGTAATCACCAACCCTTCCGCCAAATACGACGCTTCCGGCGGTAACGCGGGCATCCTCAACATCGTCCTGAAGAAAAACCGCAAAACAGGCTACAACGGCAACCTTCGCGCTGGTGTAGACAAACGCGGTGCACTCAATGGCGGCGCTGACTTCAACCTGCGTCAGGGTAAAATCAACTTCTCTGCCAGCGCTATGGGCAACCAGATGAAAAGCCGCACCAACGGTACCACCGACCGTGACAACTTCGGCGATAATCCCGTGACACGTATTCTTCAGTCCAACAGCAACAAAACCAATGGCGGCTTTGCTTTCGGTAAAGTAGGTGTTGACTGGTTTGCTACCAACCGTACCACTTTGTCCGTCTCCGGCATCAAAGTACACGGTGAATTCAACCCTTCTGAAGTGATCGATATCAATACCGATACCATCAGAGGCACTAACAAAACCAGCATGTTCAGCCAGCGTAACTCCGCCAGCCACATGCAATTCGATGCGAATGGTCTGGTACTCGGTATGAAACACCTGTTCCCTAAAGAAGGAGAAGAACTCACCGTAGATGCGAACTACTTCGGTGGAAAAAGCAAGAACAACGCGGATTATTACACAGACTTCTATAGCAACGGCCAGAACAGCGCGATAGACCACACCAGTAAACAACAGATACTGGGTAACGGTAAAATCTCTTTCATCACGGTGCAGACAGACTACGTAAAACCGTTCACACCCAAACTGAAACTGGAAACCGGTCTCCGTATGTCCAGCCGCCGTACTGAAACCAATTTCGATAACTACATGTTCCTACAGGGCGGTTACAAACTGATTCCTGCCGCATCCAACAATTTCAAAAACACGGACAACGTGTATGCGGCCTATGCCAGTATCTCCCACAGCATTAAAGACTTTGGTTATAAAGTAGGGCTGCGCGCTGAAAGTTCCGACTACAGCGGTGAACTGATCAACGTAAAACAATACTTCAAAAACAGTTATCCGGTGAGCCTGTTCCCGTCCATCTTCCTCAGCCAGAAACTGAAAAATGCACAGGAACTGCAGGTAAGCTATACCCGCAGAATCAACCGTCCTAATTTCTTCCAGCTGATTCCGTTCACCGATTCAACTGACAAACTGAACATCACCAAAGGTAATCCCGGCCTGGTACCGGAATTCACCCAGTCTGTGGAACTGTCTTACCTGAAAACATTCAAAGGCAACAACACCTTCATGGGATCTGTGTACTACAAACATACCAACAACCTGATCACCCGTTTCCTCACCAAGGAAACCGATCCGGCCAGTGGTAGCGAAATGCTGGTAAACACTTATATCAACGCCAACTCCAGCTACTCCATGGGTGCGGAACTCACCGCCATGAACACCCTCACCAAATGGTGGAATATGTCTACCAACGTGAACATCTATAACTCGAAGATCAATACAGACAATGTAGGCCAACCTTCGCAGGATGCCATGTGGAGCTGGTTTGGTAAACTGAACAACACCTTTAAGCTGCCGCTCAACTTCGAAATACAGCTTTCCGGTCTTTATCAGTCTAAAACCAACCTGCCAGTCAACGATAACAAAGGCAGACAGGACGGACCGCCGATGCAGCAGTCACAGAACGCTTCCCAGGGTTACATCGCTTCTTTCTACGCAGTGGATGCAGCCATCAAAAAGAGTTTCCTGAAAAACAATGCTGCCTCTGTAACGCTGAGCTTCAGCGATATCTTCAGAAGCCGTAAAACAGATCAGTACTCTAACAGTGCTTATTTCACACAATACTACAACCGTCTCCGTGATCCGCAGATGATCCGCCTCAACTTTGCTTACCGCTTTGGTAAAATAGATGCCACCCTGTTCAAACGTAAGAACATGGCTGGCGGTATGCAAGGCATGTCAGAGGTTGTACAATAA